From Xyrauchen texanus isolate HMW12.3.18 chromosome 12, RBS_HiC_50CHRs, whole genome shotgun sequence, one genomic window encodes:
- the LOC127653127 gene encoding NF-kappa-B inhibitor-interacting Ras-like protein 2, translated as MGKSCKVVVCGQASVGKTAVLEQLLYANHIVGSETMETLEDIYIGSVETDRGTREQVRFYDTRGLRDGQEFPRHYFSFADGFVLVYGIDSKESFKRMEALKKDIDRCRDKKEVTIVVLGNKLDQQNQRRVDSETAQQWARQEKVRLWEVSVTDRRTLIEPFVHLASKMTQPQSKSTFPLSRNKNKGSLDS; from the exons ATGGGCAAGAGCTGCAAGGTGGTGGTGTGTGGTCAGGCATCGGTGGGAAAAACTGCTGTCTTGGAGCAGTTACTATATGCCAACCATATCGTAG GTTCTGAAACCATGGAGACGCTGGAGGACATTTACATTGGGTCTGTGGAAACGGACCGTGGAACACGAGAACAGGTGCGGTTTTACGACACAAGAGGGTTACGTGATGGTCAGGAGTTTCCACGGCACTACTTCAGTTTTGCTGATGGATTTGTGCTTGTCTACGGCATTGACAGCAAAGAGTCTTTCAAACGCATGGAGGCCTTGAAGAAAGATATCGACCGCTGCCGTGATAAAAAAGAG GTGACAATCGTTGTTCTGGGTAATAAGTTGGACCAGCAGAATCAGAGGAGAGTGGACAGTGAGACGGCTCAACAATGGGCTCGGCAGGAGAAGGTCAGGCTGTGGGAGGTGTCCGTGACTGACAGACGAACACTCATTGAGCCCTTTGTCCATCTGGCCAGCAAAATGACCCAACCTCAGAGCAAATCCACCTTCCCTCTGAGCCGTAACAAGAACAAGGGCTCCCTGGACAGCTAG